Proteins encoded within one genomic window of Variovorax sp. OAS795:
- the leuS gene encoding leucine--tRNA ligase: MNPSYKPSDVESAAQAQWSAADAYRVTEDASRKKYYACSMLPYPSGKLHMGHVRNYTINDMLTRYLRMSGYNVLMPMGWDAFGLPAENAALKNGVPPAKWTYENIDYMRGQLQAMGLAIDWSREIATCDPSYYKWNQWLFLKMLEKGIAYRKTQVVNWDPVDQTVLANEQVIDGKGWRTGATVERREIPGYYLKISDYAEELLEHTQHKLPGWPERVKLMQENWIGKSEGVRFAFTHDIKDASGKLIQDGRMYVFTTRADTIMGVTFCAVAPEHPLAAHAATLDPKVAAFIDECKAGGTTEAELATQEKKGVPTGLTVTHPITDEQVPVWVGNYVLINYGDGAVMGVPAHDERDFAFANKYGIEIIQVVLVDDEPHFDYHKWQDWYGDKQRGVTINSDNFSGMTYKEAVAAVAHALSQRGLGEMQTTWRLRDWGVSRQRYWGTPIPIIHCDEHGAVPVPEKDLPVVLPTDCVPDGSGNPLNKHEGFHAGVVCPVCGKAARRETDTMDTFVDSSWYFMRYCDPKNDQAMVAGGADYWMPMDQYIGGIEHAILHLLYARFWTKVMRDLGLVKADEPFAKLLTQGMVLNHIFYKRNEKGGKDYFPPSEVTPVLDAQGRITGGTTADGTKVDYGGVGKMGKSERNGVDPQDLIEKYGADTARLYTMFTAPPEATLEWNDAAVEGSYRFLRRVWNFGVAQADVQSVAVGGQAFGKAAQALRREVHTVLRQVDYDYQRMQYNTVVSGAMKLLNALEGFKPDGSPADAAALREGFGILLRCLYPATPHIAHQLWQQLGYDKALGDLLDAPWPVVDIGALEQDEIELMLQVNGKLRGALRVPAGASKAEIEQLALSCDDFVKFAEGAPPKRVIVVPGRLVNVVI, encoded by the coding sequence ATGAACCCCAGCTACAAACCCAGCGACGTCGAGTCCGCTGCCCAGGCGCAATGGAGCGCCGCCGATGCTTACCGCGTCACCGAGGACGCCAGCCGCAAGAAGTACTACGCCTGCTCGATGCTGCCGTACCCCAGCGGCAAGCTGCACATGGGGCATGTGCGCAACTACACCATCAACGACATGCTCACGCGCTACCTGCGCATGAGCGGCTACAACGTGCTGATGCCGATGGGCTGGGACGCCTTCGGCCTGCCGGCCGAGAACGCGGCGCTCAAGAACGGCGTGCCGCCGGCCAAGTGGACCTACGAGAACATCGACTACATGCGCGGCCAGCTCCAGGCCATGGGCCTGGCCATCGACTGGAGCCGCGAGATCGCCACCTGCGACCCGAGCTACTACAAGTGGAACCAGTGGCTGTTCCTCAAGATGCTCGAAAAGGGCATTGCCTACCGCAAGACCCAGGTCGTCAACTGGGACCCGGTCGACCAGACCGTGCTGGCCAACGAGCAGGTGATCGACGGCAAGGGCTGGCGCACCGGCGCCACGGTCGAGCGGCGCGAGATCCCGGGCTATTACCTGAAGATCAGCGACTACGCCGAGGAACTGCTCGAGCACACCCAGCACAAGCTGCCGGGCTGGCCCGAGCGCGTCAAGCTGATGCAGGAGAACTGGATCGGCAAGAGCGAGGGCGTGCGCTTCGCCTTCACGCACGACATCAAGGACGCGAGCGGCAAGCTGATCCAGGACGGCCGCATGTACGTGTTCACCACGCGCGCCGACACCATCATGGGCGTCACCTTCTGCGCCGTGGCGCCCGAGCATCCGCTGGCCGCGCACGCCGCCACGCTCGATCCGAAGGTCGCGGCCTTCATCGACGAATGCAAGGCCGGCGGCACGACCGAGGCCGAGCTCGCCACGCAGGAGAAGAAGGGCGTGCCCACGGGCCTGACCGTGACGCACCCGATCACCGACGAGCAGGTGCCCGTGTGGGTCGGCAACTACGTGCTCATCAACTACGGCGACGGCGCCGTGATGGGCGTGCCCGCGCACGACGAGCGCGACTTCGCCTTCGCCAACAAGTACGGCATCGAGATCATCCAGGTGGTGCTGGTCGACGACGAGCCGCACTTCGACTATCACAAGTGGCAGGACTGGTACGGCGACAAGCAGCGCGGCGTCACCATCAACTCCGACAACTTCAGCGGCATGACCTACAAGGAGGCCGTGGCCGCCGTGGCGCATGCACTGAGCCAGAGGGGCCTGGGCGAGATGCAGACCACCTGGCGCCTGCGCGACTGGGGCGTGAGCCGCCAGCGCTACTGGGGCACGCCGATCCCGATCATCCATTGCGACGAGCATGGCGCGGTGCCGGTCCCCGAGAAGGACCTGCCCGTGGTGCTGCCGACAGACTGCGTGCCCGACGGCTCGGGCAACCCGCTGAACAAGCACGAAGGCTTCCACGCCGGCGTGGTGTGCCCCGTGTGCGGCAAGGCCGCGCGGCGCGAGACCGACACGATGGACACCTTCGTCGACTCGTCGTGGTACTTCATGCGCTACTGCGACCCGAAGAACGACCAGGCGATGGTGGCCGGGGGCGCCGACTACTGGATGCCGATGGACCAGTACATCGGCGGCATCGAGCATGCGATCCTTCACCTGCTGTATGCGCGCTTCTGGACCAAGGTGATGCGCGACCTCGGCCTGGTGAAGGCCGACGAGCCTTTCGCCAAGCTGCTCACGCAGGGCATGGTGCTGAACCACATCTTCTACAAGCGCAACGAGAAGGGCGGCAAGGACTACTTCCCGCCCTCCGAAGTGACGCCCGTGCTCGATGCGCAGGGCCGCATCACGGGCGGCACCACGGCGGACGGCACCAAGGTCGACTACGGCGGCGTCGGCAAGATGGGCAAGAGCGAACGCAACGGCGTCGACCCGCAGGACCTGATCGAGAAATACGGCGCCGACACCGCGCGCCTGTACACCATGTTCACCGCGCCGCCCGAAGCCACGCTCGAGTGGAACGACGCGGCCGTCGAAGGCAGCTACCGGTTCCTGCGCCGGGTCTGGAACTTCGGCGTCGCGCAGGCCGACGTGCAGTCCGTGGCGGTTGGCGGCCAGGCCTTCGGCAAGGCCGCGCAGGCACTGCGCCGCGAAGTGCACACCGTGCTGCGCCAGGTCGACTACGACTACCAGCGCATGCAATACAACACGGTGGTGTCGGGCGCGATGAAGCTGCTCAACGCGCTCGAAGGCTTCAAGCCGGACGGCAGCCCTGCCGATGCGGCCGCGCTGCGCGAAGGCTTCGGCATCCTGCTGCGCTGCCTCTATCCGGCCACGCCGCACATCGCCCACCAGCTCTGGCAGCAGCTCGGCTACGACAAGGCGCTGGGCGACCTGCTCGACGCTCCCTGGCCGGTGGTCGACATCGGCGCGCTCGAGCAGGACGAGATCGAGCTCATGCTCCAGGTCAACGGCAAGCTGCGCGGCGCGCTGCGCGTGCCGGCCGGCGCTTCCAAGGCCGAGATCGAGCAGCTCGCGCTGTCGTGCGACGACTTCGTCAAGTTCGCCGAAGGTGCGCCGCCCAAGCGCGTCATCGTGGTTCCCGGACGCCTGGTCAACGTGGTCATCTGA
- the lptE gene encoding LPS assembly lipoprotein LptE produces the protein MNNRNASLPRRGFLLGLAVAGATLGLAGCGFELRKAPVFAFKTLSVSGNSELINRLRREMRAAGTVTLVPAEQAQTADAVLEILAENRDRIVISTNSAGLLRELQLQLRVRFSLRTPGGKLLLPPTEVSQTRDLSFNETNALAKEGEAELLYRDMQADIAQQLMRRLAAVKEL, from the coding sequence ATGAACAATCGCAACGCCTCGCTGCCGCGCCGCGGCTTTCTCCTGGGTCTCGCCGTGGCGGGCGCCACTCTCGGCCTGGCCGGCTGCGGGTTCGAACTGCGCAAGGCGCCGGTGTTTGCGTTCAAGACGCTGTCGGTGTCGGGCAATTCGGAGCTGATCAACCGGCTGCGGCGCGAAATGCGCGCGGCGGGCACCGTCACGCTGGTGCCGGCCGAACAGGCGCAGACCGCCGACGCCGTGCTCGAGATCCTGGCCGAGAACCGCGACCGCATCGTGATCTCGACCAACTCGGCCGGCCTGCTGCGCGAGCTGCAGCTGCAATTGCGCGTGCGCTTCAGCCTGCGCACGCCGGGCGGCAAGCTGCTGCTGCCGCCGACCGAGGTTTCGCAGACGCGCGACCTGAGCTTCAACGAGACCAATGCGCTCGCCAAGGAAGGCGAGGCCGAGCTGCTGTACCGCGACATGCAGGCCGACATCGCGCAGCAGCTGATGCGCCGCCTGGCGGCCGTCAAGGAACTCTAG
- the holA gene encoding DNA polymerase III subunit delta has protein sequence MQLASAQLGPHLQKGLKSLYTIHGDEPLLAQEAADAIRAAARTQGYTERSSYTVAGAHFDWSAVLAAGGSLSLFADKQIVEIRIPSGKPGKDGSTALQQLAEAAQGNDSTLTLVMLPRLDKGTRTGAWFSALENNGVTLQVEPIERAALPQWIAQRLGLQGQRVMPGDEGQRTLQFFADRVEGNLLAAHQEIQKLALLHPAGELSWEQVEAAVNNVARYDVFKLSEAVLAGNPQRVARMLDGLQAEGEAEVLVHYTLAEDIRALKRVKDAMASGRPLPMALRENRIWGPRERAFERVLPRLDDRMLARLLRAAHVVDGICKGLKQPDWPASGWQALQRLALMLCRACSSGPAPSPSP, from the coding sequence ATGCAACTTGCCAGCGCCCAACTGGGCCCCCATCTGCAGAAGGGCCTGAAGTCCCTCTACACGATCCACGGCGACGAGCCGCTGCTTGCGCAAGAGGCGGCCGACGCCATCCGCGCCGCGGCGCGCACGCAGGGCTATACCGAGCGCAGCTCGTACACCGTGGCGGGCGCGCACTTCGACTGGAGCGCGGTGCTTGCCGCGGGTGGCTCGCTCTCGCTCTTTGCCGACAAGCAGATCGTCGAGATCCGCATTCCCTCCGGCAAGCCCGGCAAGGACGGCAGCACGGCGCTGCAGCAGCTGGCCGAGGCGGCACAGGGCAACGACAGCACGCTCACCCTCGTGATGCTGCCGCGCCTGGACAAGGGCACGCGCACCGGCGCCTGGTTTTCGGCGCTCGAGAACAACGGCGTGACCTTGCAGGTCGAACCGATCGAACGCGCCGCGCTGCCGCAATGGATCGCGCAGCGCCTGGGCCTGCAGGGCCAGCGCGTGATGCCGGGCGACGAAGGGCAGCGCACGCTGCAGTTCTTTGCCGACCGCGTCGAGGGCAACCTGCTTGCCGCGCACCAGGAAATCCAGAAGCTCGCGTTGCTGCATCCCGCTGGTGAACTGAGCTGGGAGCAGGTCGAAGCCGCGGTCAACAACGTGGCCCGCTACGACGTCTTCAAGCTCTCGGAAGCGGTGCTGGCCGGCAACCCGCAGCGCGTGGCGCGCATGCTCGACGGCCTGCAGGCCGAAGGCGAGGCCGAGGTGCTGGTGCACTACACGCTGGCCGAGGACATCCGCGCGCTCAAGCGCGTGAAGGACGCCATGGCCTCGGGCCGGCCGCTGCCCATGGCACTGCGCGAGAACCGCATCTGGGGTCCGCGCGAGCGCGCGTTCGAGCGCGTGCTGCCGCGGCTCGACGACCGCATGCTGGCGCGGCTGCTGCGCGCGGCGCATGTGGTGGACGGCATTTGCAAGGGCTTGAAGCAGCCCGATTGGCCTGCGAGCGGGTGGCAGGCGCTGCAACGTTTGGCGCTGATGCTGTGCCGCGCTTGCAGCAGCGGTCCAGCCCCCTCTCCCTCACCCTAG
- a CDS encoding glutamate-5-semialdehyde dehydrogenase, whose translation MNAFNVSEHMQALGLQAKAAAFLMARADAATKNRALKALARRLREAGPGLAESNEKDLARATAAGLPAPMVDRLKLTPKVIETVALGCEQLAGMADVIGEIIGMKQQPSGIRVGQMRVPIGVFGMIYESRPNVTIEAASLAIKSGNAAILRGGSEAIESNKALALLVSAALAEAGLPVEAVQLVQTTDREAVGQLIAMPEFVDVIIPRGGKGLIERISRDAKVPVIKHLDGNCHVYVDDTAEFEMALRIVDNAKTQKYSPCNAAEGLLVSAVVAEDFLPRIAAIFAAKGVEMRCDPVAARILRADESLAPGARIVDAVESDWSEEYLAAVISIKVVAGVDEAIAHINRYSSHHTDAIVTRDHVHAQRFLREVDSASVMVNASTRFADGFEFGLGAEIGISTDKFHARGPVGIEGLTSLKYVVLGQGEVRS comes from the coding sequence ATGAATGCGTTCAACGTCAGCGAGCACATGCAGGCCCTGGGCCTGCAGGCAAAAGCCGCTGCATTCCTCATGGCCCGTGCGGATGCAGCTACCAAAAACAGAGCATTGAAGGCGCTGGCCCGGCGCCTGCGCGAAGCCGGCCCGGGGCTGGCCGAGTCCAACGAGAAGGACCTTGCGCGCGCCACGGCCGCCGGCCTTCCCGCGCCGATGGTCGATCGGCTCAAGCTCACGCCCAAGGTCATCGAGACGGTCGCGCTCGGCTGCGAGCAGCTTGCCGGCATGGCCGACGTGATCGGCGAGATCATCGGCATGAAGCAGCAGCCCAGCGGCATCCGCGTGGGCCAGATGCGCGTGCCCATCGGCGTCTTCGGCATGATCTACGAGAGCCGGCCCAACGTCACCATCGAGGCCGCGAGCCTCGCCATCAAGAGCGGCAACGCGGCGATCCTGCGCGGCGGCTCCGAAGCCATCGAGTCGAACAAGGCGCTGGCGCTGCTGGTGTCCGCGGCGCTGGCCGAGGCCGGCCTGCCGGTCGAGGCGGTGCAGCTGGTGCAGACCACCGACCGCGAAGCCGTGGGGCAACTCATCGCCATGCCCGAGTTCGTGGACGTGATCATTCCGCGCGGCGGCAAGGGCCTGATCGAGCGCATCAGCCGCGACGCCAAGGTGCCCGTCATCAAGCACCTGGACGGCAACTGCCATGTCTACGTGGACGACACGGCCGAGTTCGAGATGGCGCTGCGCATCGTCGACAACGCCAAGACGCAGAAATACAGCCCCTGCAATGCGGCCGAAGGCCTCCTGGTCTCGGCCGTGGTGGCGGAAGACTTCCTGCCCCGCATCGCGGCCATCTTTGCCGCCAAGGGCGTCGAGATGCGCTGCGACCCGGTCGCCGCCCGCATCCTGCGCGCCGACGAATCCCTCGCCCCGGGCGCAAGGATCGTCGATGCCGTGGAATCCGACTGGTCCGAGGAATACCTTGCCGCGGTGATCAGCATCAAGGTGGTGGCCGGGGTCGACGAGGCCATTGCGCACATCAACCGCTACTCGAGCCACCACACCGACGCCATCGTCACGCGCGACCACGTGCATGCACAGCGTTTCCTGCGCGAGGTCGATTCGGCGAGCGTCATGGTCAATGCGAGCACCCGCTTCGCGGACGGTTTCGAGTTCGGCCTGGGGGCCGAGATCGGCATCAGCACCGACAAATTCCATGCGCGCGGACCGGTCGGCATCGAGGGCCTGACCTCGCTCAAGTACGTGGTCCTGGGGCAGGGCGAAGTGCGCAGCTGA
- the gshA gene encoding glutamate--cysteine ligase, whose protein sequence is MVPHLVTALTGPINELEQRVLDSTPAIERWFRLEWMEHTPPFYSAVDIRNAGFKLAPVDTNLFPGGWNNLTKEMLPLAVQAAQAAIEKICPEARNLLVIPENHSKNTFYLANVAQLVRIFHMAGLNVRVGSIDPAIKSPKKIELPNGDTVCLEPVVRSKRRLGLKNFDPCTILLNNELSAGTPGILEDLHEQYLLPPLHAGWSVRRKSNHLHSYEELSKRFGKLLGIDPWLINPIYARGDSVDFAEGRGIDVLTSHVDAVLTKVRRKYKEYGINEKPFVVVKGDTGAEGPGVITIRDAKEVEGLVGKPRGGASARGGAARELREPGEVIVQEGVLTNERVHNGVAEPVVYMMDRYVVGGFYRVHAERNPDENLKSPGASFVPLAFSESAHLPQPGAKPGASAPNRFYMYGVVGRLAMVAASYEMEATDPDAEIYE, encoded by the coding sequence ATGGTTCCGCATCTCGTCACCGCCCTGACCGGCCCGATCAACGAACTGGAGCAGCGGGTACTCGACTCGACCCCGGCCATCGAGCGCTGGTTCCGGCTCGAGTGGATGGAGCACACGCCGCCGTTCTACAGCGCGGTCGACATCCGCAATGCGGGCTTCAAGCTGGCACCGGTCGACACCAACCTCTTTCCCGGCGGCTGGAACAATCTCACCAAGGAGATGCTGCCGCTGGCGGTGCAGGCCGCGCAGGCCGCCATCGAGAAGATCTGTCCGGAAGCGCGCAACCTGCTCGTCATTCCCGAGAACCACTCGAAGAACACTTTCTATCTGGCCAATGTCGCCCAGCTGGTGCGCATCTTCCACATGGCGGGACTCAACGTGCGCGTGGGCTCGATCGACCCGGCCATCAAGTCGCCCAAGAAGATCGAACTGCCCAACGGCGACACGGTGTGCCTGGAGCCCGTGGTGCGCAGCAAGCGCCGACTGGGCCTGAAGAATTTCGACCCCTGCACCATCCTGCTGAACAACGAGCTGTCGGCCGGCACGCCGGGCATCCTCGAAGACCTGCACGAGCAATACCTGCTGCCGCCGCTGCATGCCGGCTGGTCGGTGCGGCGCAAGAGCAACCACCTGCACAGCTACGAAGAGCTGTCCAAGCGCTTCGGCAAGCTGCTGGGCATCGACCCGTGGCTGATCAACCCGATCTATGCGCGCGGCGACAGCGTCGATTTCGCCGAAGGCCGCGGCATCGATGTGCTGACCAGCCACGTCGATGCGGTGCTGACCAAGGTGCGCCGCAAGTACAAGGAATACGGCATCAACGAAAAGCCCTTCGTGGTCGTCAAGGGCGATACCGGCGCCGAAGGCCCGGGCGTGATCACGATCCGCGATGCCAAGGAAGTCGAAGGCCTGGTCGGCAAGCCGCGCGGCGGCGCATCGGCCAGGGGCGGTGCGGCCCGGGAATTGCGCGAGCCCGGCGAGGTGATCGTGCAGGAAGGCGTCCTGACCAACGAGCGGGTGCACAACGGCGTGGCCGAGCCCGTGGTCTACATGATGGACCGCTACGTGGTGGGCGGTTTCTATCGCGTGCACGCCGAGCGCAACCCTGATGAGAACCTGAAGTCGCCGGGCGCGAGCTTCGTGCCGTTGGCTTTTTCCGAGAGCGCGCACCTGCCGCAGCCCGGCGCCAAGCCCGGCGCAAGCGCCCCCAACCGCTTCTACATGTACGGCGTGGTGGGCCGCCTGGCCATGGTGGCAGCGAGCTACGAGATGGAAGCCACCGACCCGGACGCCGAAATCTACGAATGA
- a CDS encoding potassium transporter Kup: MSPPKSTSAAALIIGAVGVVYGDIGTSVLYAVKEVFGHGHLPFTVENVYGILSMFFWTLTVIVSIKYVVLVLRADNEGEGGLVAMLALASRAVADKPRLRHVLLLVGIFGTSLFYGDGVITPAISVLSAVEGLEVVSPHFKHYVMPITLVVLFCLFVVQKRGTAGIGKFFGPITLVWFLAIAVLGVSQIVHHPEILKSLNPWFALKFMWDNPGTSFILLGATVLCVTGAEALYADLGHFGKRPIRVAWFTVVMPALTLNYFGQGALLLENPEAVKNPFFMMAPEWALVPLVLLATAATVIASQALITGAFSVTRQVIQLGYLPRLNIEHTSVRTAGQIYIPLVNWGLFVAIVLAVVMFRSSSSLAAAYGIAVTTDMLITTVLTFFVIRYAWKLPLALCIASTAVFFVVDFLFFASNLLKLFEGGWFPLVIGGAVFTLMITWKEGRRLMGEVQRADAIELKAFLDSVFENPPARVDGTAVFLTAEPGVVPNALLHNLKHNKVLHEQNMFVTVRNHEVPWIPMDKRIEIDALGHHCWQVIVHYGFKNDIDLPRALDNARMRGCQLEPMTTSYFLSRDVVIPTLGSGMAPWREKLFAQMHHNASGAAAFLGLPNNAVVELGSKIEI, translated from the coding sequence GTGTCACCTCCCAAATCCACTTCCGCCGCCGCCTTGATCATCGGCGCCGTCGGTGTCGTCTATGGCGACATCGGCACCAGCGTGCTGTATGCAGTCAAGGAAGTGTTCGGCCACGGCCACCTGCCTTTCACCGTCGAGAACGTCTACGGCATCCTGTCGATGTTCTTCTGGACGCTCACCGTCATCGTGTCGATCAAGTACGTGGTGCTGGTGCTGCGGGCCGACAACGAGGGCGAGGGCGGCCTGGTCGCCATGCTGGCACTGGCCTCGCGCGCGGTGGCCGACAAGCCCCGGTTGCGCCATGTGCTGCTGCTGGTGGGCATCTTCGGCACCTCGCTCTTCTATGGCGACGGCGTCATCACGCCGGCCATCTCGGTGCTTTCCGCGGTCGAGGGCCTCGAGGTGGTCTCGCCGCACTTCAAGCACTACGTGATGCCGATCACGCTGGTGGTGCTGTTCTGCCTCTTCGTGGTGCAAAAGCGCGGCACGGCGGGCATCGGCAAGTTCTTCGGACCGATCACGCTGGTGTGGTTCCTGGCCATCGCGGTGCTCGGCGTGTCCCAGATCGTGCACCACCCCGAGATCCTCAAGTCGCTCAACCCGTGGTTCGCGCTGAAGTTCATGTGGGACAACCCGGGCACGTCCTTCATCCTGCTGGGCGCCACGGTGCTGTGCGTGACGGGTGCCGAGGCGCTCTACGCCGACCTGGGCCATTTCGGCAAGCGGCCGATCCGAGTGGCGTGGTTCACGGTGGTGATGCCGGCGCTCACGCTCAACTACTTCGGCCAGGGCGCCTTGCTGCTGGAGAACCCCGAGGCCGTGAAGAACCCCTTCTTCATGATGGCGCCCGAGTGGGCGCTCGTCCCGCTGGTGCTGCTGGCCACCGCGGCCACGGTCATTGCGTCGCAGGCGCTCATCACCGGCGCCTTCAGCGTCACGCGCCAAGTCATCCAGCTGGGCTACCTGCCGCGGCTGAACATCGAGCACACCAGCGTGCGCACGGCCGGGCAGATCTACATTCCGCTCGTGAACTGGGGCCTGTTCGTGGCCATCGTGCTGGCGGTCGTCATGTTCCGCTCGTCGAGCAGCCTGGCCGCGGCCTACGGCATCGCGGTGACCACCGACATGCTCATCACCACGGTGCTGACCTTCTTCGTGATCCGCTACGCGTGGAAGCTGCCGCTCGCGCTGTGCATCGCATCGACGGCCGTCTTCTTCGTGGTCGACTTCCTGTTCTTCGCATCGAACCTGCTCAAGCTCTTCGAGGGCGGCTGGTTCCCGCTGGTGATCGGCGGCGCCGTGTTCACGCTCATGATCACCTGGAAGGAAGGTCGGCGCCTGATGGGCGAAGTGCAGCGCGCCGATGCCATCGAGCTCAAGGCCTTTCTCGATTCGGTGTTCGAGAACCCGCCCGCGCGCGTGGACGGCACCGCGGTGTTCCTCACCGCCGAGCCCGGCGTGGTGCCCAACGCGCTGCTGCACAACCTCAAGCACAACAAGGTGCTGCACGAGCAGAACATGTTCGTCACGGTGCGCAACCACGAAGTGCCCTGGATCCCGATGGACAAGCGCATCGAGATCGATGCGCTGGGCCACCACTGCTGGCAGGTGATCGTGCACTACGGCTTCAAGAACGATATCGACCTGCCGCGCGCGCTCGATAACGCGCGCATGCGCGGCTGCCAGCTGGAGCCGATGACGACCAGCTACTTCCTCTCGCGCGACGTGGTTATCCCCACGCTGGGCAGCGGCATGGCGCCGTGGCGCGAAAAGCTGTTCGCGCAGATGCACCACAACGCGAGCGGCGCCGCGGCCTTCCTCGGGCTGCCGAACAATGCGGTGGTGGAGCTGGGGTCGAAGATCGAGATCTGA
- a CDS encoding polysaccharide deacetylase family protein: protein MTARWPGLLPAHGRFGYSPITRRPGYTWPNGARLAVYLGFNIEHFAFGDGMGACIAPASPEPDVLNHGWREYGNRVGAWRCLELFDALALPAGALVNTALYDHCPELVRACVARGDELVGHGHSNAERQGTLDEDEERALLLRCRERMREESGRAPAGWLSPWISESPVTPDLLAETGYGYTLDWCHDDQPVRMRTRGGGSIWSVPYPQELNDIPMIVGRQMDAKDFSAMIVDNFDEMREQSRAQPLVMGLALHPYIVGQPYRLRHLRTALAHIARARDRGEIWVTTPGAIASHMQQLAAERPRDFG, encoded by the coding sequence ATGACCGCACGCTGGCCCGGCCTGCTTCCCGCGCACGGCCGCTTCGGCTACAGCCCCATCACGCGGCGGCCAGGCTACACGTGGCCCAACGGCGCGCGGCTGGCCGTGTACCTGGGTTTCAACATCGAGCATTTCGCGTTCGGCGACGGCATGGGCGCGTGCATCGCACCCGCCTCGCCCGAGCCCGACGTGCTGAACCATGGCTGGCGCGAATACGGGAACCGCGTGGGTGCGTGGCGCTGCCTCGAGCTGTTCGACGCGCTGGCGCTGCCCGCGGGCGCGCTCGTCAACACCGCGCTCTACGACCATTGCCCGGAACTCGTGCGAGCCTGCGTGGCGCGCGGCGACGAGCTGGTCGGCCACGGCCACAGCAACGCCGAACGCCAGGGCACCCTGGACGAAGACGAGGAGCGCGCGCTGCTGCTGCGCTGCCGCGAGCGCATGCGAGAGGAGAGCGGCCGGGCGCCCGCCGGATGGCTCTCGCCATGGATATCGGAGAGCCCGGTCACGCCCGACCTGCTGGCCGAGACCGGCTACGGCTACACGCTCGACTGGTGCCACGACGACCAGCCGGTGCGCATGCGCACGCGCGGCGGCGGCTCGATCTGGTCGGTGCCCTACCCGCAGGAGCTCAACGACATTCCGATGATCGTCGGCCGCCAAATGGATGCGAAGGATTTCAGCGCGATGATCGTCGACAACTTCGACGAGATGCGGGAGCAGTCGCGCGCGCAGCCGCTGGTGATGGGGCTCGCGCTGCATCCGTACATCGTGGGCCAGCCCTACCGGCTGCGCCACCTGCGCACGGCGCTCGCGCACATTGCGCGGGCCCGCGACCGCGGCGAGATCTGGGTCACCACGCCGGGCGCCATTGCATCGCACATGCAGCAGCTTGCGGCGGAGCGGCCCAGGGACTTCGGCTGA
- a CDS encoding nuclear transport factor 2 family protein, whose amino-acid sequence MDTLSPDASAPSVPSTPAEVVDEFLRLVMIPDPQSASRYTAPGIRIRFTGNREMHAPGDTSAFNAKRYAWVKKKIERTEVVAGGTPDQTVVYSLGTLYGAWPDGTAFEGNRYVDRYVVRQGLIVQMDVWNDSAEWLLVRAGLAAQ is encoded by the coding sequence ATGGACACGCTTTCGCCCGATGCCTCCGCACCCTCCGTCCCTTCCACGCCCGCCGAAGTGGTCGACGAATTCCTTCGCCTGGTGATGATCCCGGACCCGCAATCGGCCTCACGCTACACCGCGCCCGGCATCCGCATCCGCTTCACCGGCAACCGCGAGATGCATGCGCCCGGCGACACCTCGGCCTTCAATGCGAAGCGCTACGCCTGGGTCAAAAAGAAGATCGAGCGCACCGAAGTGGTGGCGGGCGGCACGCCCGACCAAACCGTGGTCTACAGCCTCGGCACGCTGTACGGTGCTTGGCCCGACGGCACGGCCTTCGAAGGCAACCGCTATGTCGACCGCTACGTGGTGCGCCAGGGCCTCATCGTGCAGATGGACGTGTGGAACGACAGCGCCGAATGGCTGCTGGTGCGCGCCGGCCTCGCGGCGCAGTGA